One segment of Zonotrichia albicollis isolate bZonAlb1 chromosome 4, bZonAlb1.hap1, whole genome shotgun sequence DNA contains the following:
- the DHTKD1 gene encoding 2-oxoadipate dehydrogenase complex component E1 isoform X3 — protein MAMAAAAGARAVRCALCRAGPRRWYRTERGVYGYKPRKAAGGRAEEQRGAGRAVLVDHALARLITAYAEHGHKAAKINPLFAGQAVMNMVPEIQELAEVLQGPLVTTGLINMGKEEASVEDVMAYLDHIYCGHISIETSQLPTLEEREWFAKRFEELKQEAFTPEEKKHLCKLMLESQEFDHFLATKFATVKRYGGEGAESMMGFFHELFKMCAYSGVTDIVIGMPHRGRLNLLAGLLQLPPELMFRKMRGLSEFPENSAAIGDVLSHLTSSVDLDFGSHRPVHVTLLPNPSHLEAINPVAVGKTRARQQALLDGDYSPDTSAQPGDKVICLQVHGDAAFSGQGIVPETLTLSNLPHFRVGGSIHLIVNNQLGYTTPPERGRSSLYCSDIGKIVGCAVIHVNGDDPEEVVRATRLAVEYQRHFRRDVIVDLLCYRQWGHNELDEPFFTNPSMYKIIRSRKSIPDTYAEQLTAAGLMTEAEVAEIKTSCYSKLNDHLANMTSYSPPPTNLQAHWKGFVEPSASITTWDTGMPVPLLQFIGAKSVQVPEELQMHSHLLKTYAQSRIQKMEEGKKLDWATAETLAFGSLLSQGFNIRLSGQDVGRGTFSQRHAMLVCQETDDTYIPLNHMSPDQKGFLEVSNSPLSEEAVLGFEYGMSIESPKLLPIWEAQFGDFFNGAQIIFDTFISGGEAKWLLQSGIVILLPHGYDGAGPEHSSCRMERFLQMCDSSEEGVDGDQVNMSVVHPTTPAQYFHLLRRQMVRNFRKPLIVASPKVLLRLPAAVSSFEEMAPGTTFKPVIGDSSVDPKSVTQVVLCSGKHYYALVKQRETLGEKQHSTAVLRLEELCPFPLEALQQELSKYSHAKVFIWSQEEPQNMGPWSFVSPRFEKQLGLKDQECNLLWLLVLFSVYELLKQDFH, from the exons ttttagtTGACCACGCTCTTGCTCGTTTGATAACTGCCTATGCTGAACATGGCCACAAAGCAGCCAAAATTAACCCACTGTTTGCTGGCCAAGCTGTTATGAACATGGTGCCTGAAATCCAAGAGCTGGCTGAAGTTCTTCAGGGTCCTCTCGTTACTACAG GACTTATCAACATGGGAAAAGAGGAGGCTTCTGTAGAGGATGTGATGGCTTACCTGGACCATATATACTGTGGGCATATTTCCATAGAAACAAGCCAGCTTCCAACTTTGGAGGAGAGGGAATGGTTTGCTAAAAGGTTTGAAGAGCTGAAGCAAGAAGCATTTACACCTGAAGAGAAAAAGCACTTGTGCAAACTGATGCTGGAGTCCCAG GAGTTTGATCACTTCTTGGCCACCAAGTTTGCCACAGTGAAGCGCTACGGCGGCGAAGGAGCAGAGAGCATGATGGGCTTTTTCCACGAGCTGTTCAAGATGTGCGCGTACAGCGGGGTCACCGACATCGTCATCGGAATGCCTCACAGGGGCAGGCTCAACCTGCTAGCAGGCCTGCTGCAGCTTCCTCCTGAG CTGATGTTCCGCAAGATGCGTGGTTTGAGCGAGTTCCCCGAGAATTCAGCAGCCATTGGGGACGTTCTCTCCCACCTGACATCCTCTGTAGATCTGGACTTCGGCTCCCACAGACCTGTGCATGTCACCTTGCTCCCCAACCCCTCACACTTGGAAGCCATCAACCCAGTGGCTGTGGGCAAGACACGAGCCaggcagcaggctctgctcGATGGTGATTACTCCCCAGACACTtctgcacagcctggggacaaaGTTATTTGCCTGCAG GTTCATGGCGATGCTGCTTTCTCTGGGCAAGGGATTGTTCCTGAAACACTGACCCTCTCTAATCTGCCACATTTCAGAGTTGGTGGGAGCATCCATTTGATTGTTAACAACCAGCTGGGCTACACCACTCCTCCAGAGCGAGGAAGGTCGTCTCTGTACTGCAGTGACATTG GTAAAATCGTTGGATGTGCAGTTATCCATGTGAATGGGGATGACCCTGAGGAAGTTGTCCGTGCCACACGTCTGGCTGTGGAGTACCAGCGCCACTTCCGCAGGGACGTCATCGTGGACTTGCTGTGCTACAGGCAGTGGGGCCACAACGAGCTCGATGAGCCCTTCTTCACCAACCCCAGCATGTACAAAATCATCAG GTCCCGTAAGAGCATCCCGGACACGTACGCAGAGCAGCTCACGGCTGCTGGGCTCATGACTGAGGCTGAGGTGGCTGAGATAAAGACCTCGTGCTACTCCAAGCTGAATGATCACCTGGCCAACATGACTTCCTACAGCCCACCCCCCACCAACCTGCAGGCTCACTGGAAGGGCTTTGTGGAGCCTTCTGCCTCAATCACCACCTGGGACACGGGCATGCCTGTGCCTCTGCTGCAGTTCATTGGGGCCAAGTCTGTGCAGGTGCCTGAAGAGCTCCAGATGCACAGCCATCTCCTGAAGACCTATGCTCAG TCAAGAATTCAAAAaatggaggaaggaaaaaagctggACTGGGCAACAGCTGAAACTTTAGCATTTGGTTCTCTGCTGAGCCAAG GGTTTAATATCAGACTGAGTGGACAAGATGTTGGCAGGGGAACCTTCAGCCAACGACACGCGATGTTGGTTTGCCAAGAGACAGATGATACCTACATCCCTCTGAATCACATGTCCCCAGACCAGAAGGGTTTCCTAGAG GTGAGTAACAGTCCCTTGTCTGAAGAAGCTGTGCTTGGTTTTGAATATGGAATGAGTATTGAGAGCCCTAAGTTACTGCCAATTTGGGAAGCTCAATTTGGAGACTTCTTTAATGGAGCCCAGATAATATTTGACACTTTCATCTCTGGAG GTGAGGCTAAATGGCTTCTGCAGAGTGGGATTGTGATTCTCCTTCCCCATGGCTATGATGGTGCAGGCCCTGAGCACTCGTCCTGCCGGATGGAGCGGTTCCTGCAG ATGTGTGACAGCTCAGAAGAGGGTGTTGATGGTGACCAGGTCAACATGTCAGTTGTGCACCCCACCACCCCAGCACAATATTTCCATTTACTCCGGAGGCAAATGGTCCGAAACTTCAGGAAACCTCTCATTGTTGCTTCTCCCAAAGTGTTACTCAGGCTTCCA GCTGCTGTATCAAGTTTTGAAGAAATGGCCCCAGGGACAACATTCAAGCCTGTCATTGGTGACTCCTCAGTAGATCCTAAAAG tgtcaCCCAAGTGGTGCTGTGTTCTGGAAAGCATTACTATGCTCTGGTGAAGCAGAGAGAAACACTGGGAgagaagcagcacagcacagctgttcTGAGACTTGAAGAGCTCTGTCCTTTCCCTCTGGAAGCTCTACAGCAAGAGCTGAGCAAGTACAGCCATGCAAAAG TCTTCATCTGGAGTCAGGAAGAGCCACAGAACATGGGTCCATGGTCCTTTGTGTCTCCACGGTTTGAAAAGCAGCTGGGGCTTAAG GACCAGGAATGCAATCTGTTGTGGCTGTTGGTGCTCTTCTCAGTGTATGAGCTGTTAAAGCAGGATTTCCATTGA
- the DHTKD1 gene encoding 2-oxoadipate dehydrogenase complex component E1 isoform X1, protein MAMAAAAGARAVRCALCRAGPRRWYRTERGVYGYKPRKAAGGRAEEQRGAGRAVLVDHALARLITAYAEHGHKAAKINPLFAGQAVMNMVPEIQELAEVLQGPLVTTGLINMGKEEASVEDVMAYLDHIYCGHISIETSQLPTLEEREWFAKRFEELKQEAFTPEEKKHLCKLMLESQEFDHFLATKFATVKRYGGEGAESMMGFFHELFKMCAYSGVTDIVIGMPHRGRLNLLAGLLQLPPELMFRKMRGLSEFPENSAAIGDVLSHLTSSVDLDFGSHRPVHVTLLPNPSHLEAINPVAVGKTRARQQALLDGDYSPDTSAQPGDKVICLQVHGDAAFSGQGIVPETLTLSNLPHFRVGGSIHLIVNNQLGYTTPPERGRSSLYCSDIGKIVGCAVIHVNGDDPEEVVRATRLAVEYQRHFRRDVIVDLLCYRQWGHNELDEPFFTNPSMYKIIRSRKSIPDTYAEQLTAAGLMTEAEVAEIKTSCYSKLNDHLANMTSYSPPPTNLQAHWKGFVEPSASITTWDTGMPVPLLQFIGAKSVQVPEELQMHSHLLKTYAQSRIQKMEEGKKLDWATAETLAFGSLLSQGFNIRLSGQDVGRGTFSQRHAMLVCQETDDTYIPLNHMSPDQKGFLEVSNSPLSEEAVLGFEYGMSIESPKLLPIWEAQFGDFFNGAQIIFDTFISGGEAKWLLQSGIVILLPHGYDGAGPEHSSCRMERFLQMCDSSEEGVDGDQVNMSVVHPTTPAQYFHLLRRQMVRNFRKPLIVASPKVLLRLPAAVSSFEEMAPGTTFKPVIGDSSVDPKSVTQVVLCSGKHYYALVKQRETLGEKQHSTAVLRLEELCPFPLEALQQELSKYSHAKVFIWSQEEPQNMGPWSFVSPRFEKQLGLKLRLVSRPPLPAPAVGIGTLHNKQQEDVLTHTFI, encoded by the exons ttttagtTGACCACGCTCTTGCTCGTTTGATAACTGCCTATGCTGAACATGGCCACAAAGCAGCCAAAATTAACCCACTGTTTGCTGGCCAAGCTGTTATGAACATGGTGCCTGAAATCCAAGAGCTGGCTGAAGTTCTTCAGGGTCCTCTCGTTACTACAG GACTTATCAACATGGGAAAAGAGGAGGCTTCTGTAGAGGATGTGATGGCTTACCTGGACCATATATACTGTGGGCATATTTCCATAGAAACAAGCCAGCTTCCAACTTTGGAGGAGAGGGAATGGTTTGCTAAAAGGTTTGAAGAGCTGAAGCAAGAAGCATTTACACCTGAAGAGAAAAAGCACTTGTGCAAACTGATGCTGGAGTCCCAG GAGTTTGATCACTTCTTGGCCACCAAGTTTGCCACAGTGAAGCGCTACGGCGGCGAAGGAGCAGAGAGCATGATGGGCTTTTTCCACGAGCTGTTCAAGATGTGCGCGTACAGCGGGGTCACCGACATCGTCATCGGAATGCCTCACAGGGGCAGGCTCAACCTGCTAGCAGGCCTGCTGCAGCTTCCTCCTGAG CTGATGTTCCGCAAGATGCGTGGTTTGAGCGAGTTCCCCGAGAATTCAGCAGCCATTGGGGACGTTCTCTCCCACCTGACATCCTCTGTAGATCTGGACTTCGGCTCCCACAGACCTGTGCATGTCACCTTGCTCCCCAACCCCTCACACTTGGAAGCCATCAACCCAGTGGCTGTGGGCAAGACACGAGCCaggcagcaggctctgctcGATGGTGATTACTCCCCAGACACTtctgcacagcctggggacaaaGTTATTTGCCTGCAG GTTCATGGCGATGCTGCTTTCTCTGGGCAAGGGATTGTTCCTGAAACACTGACCCTCTCTAATCTGCCACATTTCAGAGTTGGTGGGAGCATCCATTTGATTGTTAACAACCAGCTGGGCTACACCACTCCTCCAGAGCGAGGAAGGTCGTCTCTGTACTGCAGTGACATTG GTAAAATCGTTGGATGTGCAGTTATCCATGTGAATGGGGATGACCCTGAGGAAGTTGTCCGTGCCACACGTCTGGCTGTGGAGTACCAGCGCCACTTCCGCAGGGACGTCATCGTGGACTTGCTGTGCTACAGGCAGTGGGGCCACAACGAGCTCGATGAGCCCTTCTTCACCAACCCCAGCATGTACAAAATCATCAG GTCCCGTAAGAGCATCCCGGACACGTACGCAGAGCAGCTCACGGCTGCTGGGCTCATGACTGAGGCTGAGGTGGCTGAGATAAAGACCTCGTGCTACTCCAAGCTGAATGATCACCTGGCCAACATGACTTCCTACAGCCCACCCCCCACCAACCTGCAGGCTCACTGGAAGGGCTTTGTGGAGCCTTCTGCCTCAATCACCACCTGGGACACGGGCATGCCTGTGCCTCTGCTGCAGTTCATTGGGGCCAAGTCTGTGCAGGTGCCTGAAGAGCTCCAGATGCACAGCCATCTCCTGAAGACCTATGCTCAG TCAAGAATTCAAAAaatggaggaaggaaaaaagctggACTGGGCAACAGCTGAAACTTTAGCATTTGGTTCTCTGCTGAGCCAAG GGTTTAATATCAGACTGAGTGGACAAGATGTTGGCAGGGGAACCTTCAGCCAACGACACGCGATGTTGGTTTGCCAAGAGACAGATGATACCTACATCCCTCTGAATCACATGTCCCCAGACCAGAAGGGTTTCCTAGAG GTGAGTAACAGTCCCTTGTCTGAAGAAGCTGTGCTTGGTTTTGAATATGGAATGAGTATTGAGAGCCCTAAGTTACTGCCAATTTGGGAAGCTCAATTTGGAGACTTCTTTAATGGAGCCCAGATAATATTTGACACTTTCATCTCTGGAG GTGAGGCTAAATGGCTTCTGCAGAGTGGGATTGTGATTCTCCTTCCCCATGGCTATGATGGTGCAGGCCCTGAGCACTCGTCCTGCCGGATGGAGCGGTTCCTGCAG ATGTGTGACAGCTCAGAAGAGGGTGTTGATGGTGACCAGGTCAACATGTCAGTTGTGCACCCCACCACCCCAGCACAATATTTCCATTTACTCCGGAGGCAAATGGTCCGAAACTTCAGGAAACCTCTCATTGTTGCTTCTCCCAAAGTGTTACTCAGGCTTCCA GCTGCTGTATCAAGTTTTGAAGAAATGGCCCCAGGGACAACATTCAAGCCTGTCATTGGTGACTCCTCAGTAGATCCTAAAAG tgtcaCCCAAGTGGTGCTGTGTTCTGGAAAGCATTACTATGCTCTGGTGAAGCAGAGAGAAACACTGGGAgagaagcagcacagcacagctgttcTGAGACTTGAAGAGCTCTGTCCTTTCCCTCTGGAAGCTCTACAGCAAGAGCTGAGCAAGTACAGCCATGCAAAAG TCTTCATCTGGAGTCAGGAAGAGCCACAGAACATGGGTCCATGGTCCTTTGTGTCTCCACGGTTTGAAAAGCAGCTGGGGCTTAAG CTCCGTCTTGTGAGCAGACCTCCTCTACCAGCCCCAGCAGTTGGCATTGGAACCCTGCACAACAAGCAGCAGGAGGATGTTCTGACCCACACATTTATCTAA
- the DHTKD1 gene encoding 2-oxoadipate dehydrogenase complex component E1 isoform X2 — MAMAAAAGARAVRCALCRAGPRRWYRTERGVYGYKPRKAAGGRAEEQRGAGRAVDHALARLITAYAEHGHKAAKINPLFAGQAVMNMVPEIQELAEVLQGPLVTTGLINMGKEEASVEDVMAYLDHIYCGHISIETSQLPTLEEREWFAKRFEELKQEAFTPEEKKHLCKLMLESQEFDHFLATKFATVKRYGGEGAESMMGFFHELFKMCAYSGVTDIVIGMPHRGRLNLLAGLLQLPPELMFRKMRGLSEFPENSAAIGDVLSHLTSSVDLDFGSHRPVHVTLLPNPSHLEAINPVAVGKTRARQQALLDGDYSPDTSAQPGDKVICLQVHGDAAFSGQGIVPETLTLSNLPHFRVGGSIHLIVNNQLGYTTPPERGRSSLYCSDIGKIVGCAVIHVNGDDPEEVVRATRLAVEYQRHFRRDVIVDLLCYRQWGHNELDEPFFTNPSMYKIIRSRKSIPDTYAEQLTAAGLMTEAEVAEIKTSCYSKLNDHLANMTSYSPPPTNLQAHWKGFVEPSASITTWDTGMPVPLLQFIGAKSVQVPEELQMHSHLLKTYAQSRIQKMEEGKKLDWATAETLAFGSLLSQGFNIRLSGQDVGRGTFSQRHAMLVCQETDDTYIPLNHMSPDQKGFLEVSNSPLSEEAVLGFEYGMSIESPKLLPIWEAQFGDFFNGAQIIFDTFISGGEAKWLLQSGIVILLPHGYDGAGPEHSSCRMERFLQMCDSSEEGVDGDQVNMSVVHPTTPAQYFHLLRRQMVRNFRKPLIVASPKVLLRLPAAVSSFEEMAPGTTFKPVIGDSSVDPKSVTQVVLCSGKHYYALVKQRETLGEKQHSTAVLRLEELCPFPLEALQQELSKYSHAKVFIWSQEEPQNMGPWSFVSPRFEKQLGLKLRLVSRPPLPAPAVGIGTLHNKQQEDVLTHTFI; from the exons tTGACCACGCTCTTGCTCGTTTGATAACTGCCTATGCTGAACATGGCCACAAAGCAGCCAAAATTAACCCACTGTTTGCTGGCCAAGCTGTTATGAACATGGTGCCTGAAATCCAAGAGCTGGCTGAAGTTCTTCAGGGTCCTCTCGTTACTACAG GACTTATCAACATGGGAAAAGAGGAGGCTTCTGTAGAGGATGTGATGGCTTACCTGGACCATATATACTGTGGGCATATTTCCATAGAAACAAGCCAGCTTCCAACTTTGGAGGAGAGGGAATGGTTTGCTAAAAGGTTTGAAGAGCTGAAGCAAGAAGCATTTACACCTGAAGAGAAAAAGCACTTGTGCAAACTGATGCTGGAGTCCCAG GAGTTTGATCACTTCTTGGCCACCAAGTTTGCCACAGTGAAGCGCTACGGCGGCGAAGGAGCAGAGAGCATGATGGGCTTTTTCCACGAGCTGTTCAAGATGTGCGCGTACAGCGGGGTCACCGACATCGTCATCGGAATGCCTCACAGGGGCAGGCTCAACCTGCTAGCAGGCCTGCTGCAGCTTCCTCCTGAG CTGATGTTCCGCAAGATGCGTGGTTTGAGCGAGTTCCCCGAGAATTCAGCAGCCATTGGGGACGTTCTCTCCCACCTGACATCCTCTGTAGATCTGGACTTCGGCTCCCACAGACCTGTGCATGTCACCTTGCTCCCCAACCCCTCACACTTGGAAGCCATCAACCCAGTGGCTGTGGGCAAGACACGAGCCaggcagcaggctctgctcGATGGTGATTACTCCCCAGACACTtctgcacagcctggggacaaaGTTATTTGCCTGCAG GTTCATGGCGATGCTGCTTTCTCTGGGCAAGGGATTGTTCCTGAAACACTGACCCTCTCTAATCTGCCACATTTCAGAGTTGGTGGGAGCATCCATTTGATTGTTAACAACCAGCTGGGCTACACCACTCCTCCAGAGCGAGGAAGGTCGTCTCTGTACTGCAGTGACATTG GTAAAATCGTTGGATGTGCAGTTATCCATGTGAATGGGGATGACCCTGAGGAAGTTGTCCGTGCCACACGTCTGGCTGTGGAGTACCAGCGCCACTTCCGCAGGGACGTCATCGTGGACTTGCTGTGCTACAGGCAGTGGGGCCACAACGAGCTCGATGAGCCCTTCTTCACCAACCCCAGCATGTACAAAATCATCAG GTCCCGTAAGAGCATCCCGGACACGTACGCAGAGCAGCTCACGGCTGCTGGGCTCATGACTGAGGCTGAGGTGGCTGAGATAAAGACCTCGTGCTACTCCAAGCTGAATGATCACCTGGCCAACATGACTTCCTACAGCCCACCCCCCACCAACCTGCAGGCTCACTGGAAGGGCTTTGTGGAGCCTTCTGCCTCAATCACCACCTGGGACACGGGCATGCCTGTGCCTCTGCTGCAGTTCATTGGGGCCAAGTCTGTGCAGGTGCCTGAAGAGCTCCAGATGCACAGCCATCTCCTGAAGACCTATGCTCAG TCAAGAATTCAAAAaatggaggaaggaaaaaagctggACTGGGCAACAGCTGAAACTTTAGCATTTGGTTCTCTGCTGAGCCAAG GGTTTAATATCAGACTGAGTGGACAAGATGTTGGCAGGGGAACCTTCAGCCAACGACACGCGATGTTGGTTTGCCAAGAGACAGATGATACCTACATCCCTCTGAATCACATGTCCCCAGACCAGAAGGGTTTCCTAGAG GTGAGTAACAGTCCCTTGTCTGAAGAAGCTGTGCTTGGTTTTGAATATGGAATGAGTATTGAGAGCCCTAAGTTACTGCCAATTTGGGAAGCTCAATTTGGAGACTTCTTTAATGGAGCCCAGATAATATTTGACACTTTCATCTCTGGAG GTGAGGCTAAATGGCTTCTGCAGAGTGGGATTGTGATTCTCCTTCCCCATGGCTATGATGGTGCAGGCCCTGAGCACTCGTCCTGCCGGATGGAGCGGTTCCTGCAG ATGTGTGACAGCTCAGAAGAGGGTGTTGATGGTGACCAGGTCAACATGTCAGTTGTGCACCCCACCACCCCAGCACAATATTTCCATTTACTCCGGAGGCAAATGGTCCGAAACTTCAGGAAACCTCTCATTGTTGCTTCTCCCAAAGTGTTACTCAGGCTTCCA GCTGCTGTATCAAGTTTTGAAGAAATGGCCCCAGGGACAACATTCAAGCCTGTCATTGGTGACTCCTCAGTAGATCCTAAAAG tgtcaCCCAAGTGGTGCTGTGTTCTGGAAAGCATTACTATGCTCTGGTGAAGCAGAGAGAAACACTGGGAgagaagcagcacagcacagctgttcTGAGACTTGAAGAGCTCTGTCCTTTCCCTCTGGAAGCTCTACAGCAAGAGCTGAGCAAGTACAGCCATGCAAAAG TCTTCATCTGGAGTCAGGAAGAGCCACAGAACATGGGTCCATGGTCCTTTGTGTCTCCACGGTTTGAAAAGCAGCTGGGGCTTAAG CTCCGTCTTGTGAGCAGACCTCCTCTACCAGCCCCAGCAGTTGGCATTGGAACCCTGCACAACAAGCAGCAGGAGGATGTTCTGACCCACACATTTATCTAA
- the SEC61A2 gene encoding protein transport protein Sec61 subunit alpha yields the protein MGIKFLEVIKPFCAVLPEIQKPERKIQFREKVLWTAITLFIFLVCCQIPLFGIMSSDSADPFYWMRVILASNRGTLMELGISPIVTSGLIMQLLAGAKIIEVGDTPKDRALFNGAQKLFGMIITIGQAIVYVMTGMYGDPAEMGAGICLLIIIQLFVAGLIVLLLDELLQKGYGLGSGISLFIATNICETIVWKAFSPTTINTGRGTEFEGAVIALFHLLATRTDKVRALREAFYRQNLPNLMNLIATVFVFAVVIYFQGFRVDLPIKSARYRGQYSSYPIKLFYTSNIPIILQSALVSNLYVISQMLSVRFSGNFLVNLLGQWADVSGGGPARSYPVGGLCYYLSPPESMGAIFEDPVHVIVYIIFMLGSCAFFSKTWIEVSGSSAKDVAKQLKEQQMVMRGHRDTSMVHELNRYIPTAAAFGGLCIGALSVLADFLGAIGSGTGILLAVTIIYQYFEIFVKEQAEVGGVGALFF from the exons ATGGGCA TAAAATTTTTAGAAGTCATTAAGCCATTCTGTGCAGTGTTACCTGAAATCCAGAAACCGGAAAGAAAA ATCCAGTTCAGAGAGAAGGTACTATGGACAGCCATCACACTCTTCATTTTCTTAGTGTGCTGCCAG ATCCCTTTGTTTGGAATCATGTCATCAGATTCTGCAGACCCCTTCTATTGGATGAGAGTCATTCTTGCATCAAACAGAG gTACTTTGATGGAACTGGGTATCTCACCCATTGTGACATCAGGTTTGATcatgcagctgctggcaggagcaaAGATCATTGAAGTTGGTGATACTCCAAAAGACAGAGCCCTGTTCAATGGAGCTCAGAAAT TATTTGGGATGATTATTACCATTGGGCAAGCCATTGTGTATGTTATGACTGGAATGTATGGAGATCCTGCTGAAATGGGTGCTGGAATTTGTCTTCTTATTATAATTCAG CTGTTTGTGGCTGGTCTGATTGTGTTGCTGCTAGATGAGTTGCTTCAGAAAGGTTATGGATTGGGGTCTGGTATTTCCCTGTTCATTGCTACCAACATCTGTGAAACCATTGTCTGGAAAGCTTTCAGTCCCACTACCATCAACACTGGCAGAG GAACAGAGTTTGAGGGTGCTGTGATTGCATTGTTCCATCTGCTGGCCACACGAACTGACAAGGTCCGGGCTCTGCGGGAGGCGTTTTACCGACAGAACCTGCCCAACCTCATGAACCTGATTGCTACagtttttgtgtttgctgtagtcATCTATTTCCAG GGGTTCCGGGTGGATTTGCCCATCAAGTCTGCGCGGTACCGGGGGCAGTACAGCAGCTATCCCATCAAGCTCTTCTACACCTCCAACATTCCCATCATCCTGCAGTCTGCCCTCGTGTCAAACCTCTATGTCATTTCCCAGATGTTGTCTGTTCGTTTCAGTGGCAACTTCTTGGTGAACTTACTGGGACAGTGGGCA GATGTCAGTGGAGGTGGCCCTGCTCGCTCTTACCCTGTTGGTGGCCTGTGCTACTACTTGTCTCCTCCAGAATCCATGGGTGCAATATTTGAGGATCCTGTCCATGTAATagtttatataatatttatgtTGGGATCCTGTGCATTCTTCTCCAAGACTTGGATCGAGGTGTCTGGCTCATCAGCAAAAGAT GTTGCCAAGCAACTCAAAGAACAGCAAATGGTGATGAGAGGCCACAGGGATACATCCATGGTTCATGAGCTTAACAG ATACATCCCTACAGCAGCTGCATTTGGTGGCTTGTGCATCGGTGCCCTCTCAGTACTGGCTGACTTTTTAGGAGCCATTGGCTCTGGCACTGGCATTCTGCTTGCAGTCACTATTATTTATcagtattttgaaatatttgtaaAAGAACAGGCTGAAGTTGGAGGAGTAGGTGCATTATTTTTCTAG